From a region of the Sphingopyxis sp. YR583 genome:
- a CDS encoding DUF969 domain-containing protein, with protein MLVLIGILIIIAGFLLRFNPLLVIMASALATGLAAGLDITAIIAAFGKAFNDTRYVSIIWIVLPVIGLLEAYGLQQHARSLIDRMKGATLGRLLTGYLLLRQAMAAVGLTSVAGHAQTVRPLVAPMAEAAAEAGNEALTDAQREEVKAFSAATDNIGLFFGEDIFLAIGSILLMKGLLDGYGYQIEPLHFSLWAIPTAIAAFLIHGLRLRRLEKRMQKREAGA; from the coding sequence ATGCTCGTCCTGATCGGCATCCTGATCATCATCGCGGGCTTCCTGCTCCGCTTCAACCCGCTGCTCGTCATCATGGCCTCGGCGCTCGCGACGGGCCTCGCCGCGGGGCTCGATATCACTGCGATCATCGCCGCCTTCGGCAAGGCGTTCAACGACACGCGCTACGTCTCTATCATCTGGATCGTCCTCCCCGTTATCGGCCTTCTCGAAGCCTATGGCCTCCAGCAGCACGCCCGCAGCCTGATCGACCGGATGAAGGGCGCGACGCTCGGCCGCCTGCTAACCGGCTATCTCCTGCTCCGGCAGGCGATGGCGGCGGTCGGGCTGACCTCGGTCGCGGGCCATGCCCAGACCGTCCGCCCGCTCGTTGCCCCGATGGCTGAGGCCGCTGCCGAAGCAGGGAATGAAGCGCTCACCGACGCACAGCGCGAAGAGGTCAAGGCCTTCTCGGCCGCGACGGACAATATCGGCCTTTTCTTCGGCGAGGATATCTTCCTCGCGATCGGCTCGATCCTGCTGATGAAGGGCCTGCTCGACGGCTACGGTTATCAGATCGAGCCTTTGCACTTCTCGCTCTGGGCGATCCCGACCGCGATCGCCGCCTTCCTGATCCACGGCCTGCGTCTCCGCCGCCTCGAAAAACGGATGCAGAAGCGGGAGGCGGGCGCATGA